A single region of the Candidatus Methylomirabilota bacterium genome encodes:
- a CDS encoding glycosyltransferase: MVQKVETILCDLRPYHEWMDEESFESLQRLATRLRGLKVGHVNATSRGGGVAEILMSLVPLMNGLGVETDWYCIAPNPHFFEVTKNIHNSLQGGSWQFDSRTHEIFLCQNRRIATEIQELDMDLWVVHDSQPCPIGASMHPFRQAIWHCHIDTSTPNRAVWNYLYRYLQGYDRLVFCLPEYVNGSAPPDKVRFLRPAIDPLTVKNQHLPKPKAKEILAGLAIDPERPLISQVARFDPWKDPLGVIDAYRLAKKEIPDLQLALVGVIEAQDDPEAEVVLEQVNSYHGRDPDIHVFSDPEQVGHLEVNAFQTASDVVLQKSLREGFGLTVAEAMWKGTPVIGGNCGGIR; the protein is encoded by the coding sequence ATGGTGCAAAAGGTTGAAACAATTCTCTGCGATCTTCGCCCGTACCATGAATGGATGGATGAGGAATCATTTGAGAGCCTCCAGCGGCTGGCCACTCGCCTGAGGGGCCTCAAGGTCGGGCATGTGAATGCCACCTCCAGGGGGGGTGGGGTGGCAGAAATCCTGATGAGCCTCGTCCCCCTGATGAACGGCTTGGGGGTAGAGACTGACTGGTATTGCATAGCACCGAACCCTCACTTCTTTGAGGTGACCAAGAACATCCACAACAGTCTACAAGGTGGAAGCTGGCAGTTTGACTCGAGAACTCATGAGATCTTTCTCTGCCAAAACCGGCGGATTGCCACGGAGATCCAGGAACTCGATATGGATCTCTGGGTGGTTCACGACTCTCAGCCCTGTCCGATCGGGGCGAGTATGCACCCATTCCGGCAAGCCATCTGGCACTGTCACATTGATACCTCGACCCCCAACAGGGCCGTCTGGAACTATCTATACCGTTACCTGCAGGGATATGACCGGCTAGTCTTCTGTTTGCCTGAATACGTAAATGGATCGGCTCCGCCAGACAAGGTCAGATTCTTACGACCTGCAATCGATCCCCTGACGGTGAAGAATCAGCACCTCCCAAAGCCAAAAGCGAAAGAGATTCTGGCGGGGCTTGCCATTGATCCAGAACGTCCTTTGATCAGCCAGGTAGCTCGCTTTGATCCCTGGAAGGACCCCCTGGGGGTGATCGATGCGTATCGGTTGGCCAAGAAAGAGATACCAGATCTGCAGCTCGCCCTCGTGGGTGTCATAGAGGCCCAAGACGACCCCGAGGCCGAGGTGGTCCTCGAGCAAGTGAATTCTTATCACGGGCGGGACCCAGATATCCACGTCTTTTCCGACCCCGAGCAAGTAGGGCATCTCGAGGTCAATGCCTTCCAGACCGCTTCCGATGTTGTGTTACAGAAATCCCTACGAGAAGGATTTGGCCTCACCGTTGCCGAAGCCATGTGGAAAGGAACTCCCGTGATCGGCGGAAACTGTGGGGGGATCCGC